Proteins from a single region of Acidobacteriota bacterium:
- a CDS encoding RNA methyltransferase, whose product MSSGNSGSSVRSGSPRLSLVAICALGLEEILEQELKDLGAQGIRRQRGAVLFEGGWQDCWRANWRLRTANRVLVRLAAWPGPDGDSLAAGARALLQNPDRGWGGLKVADLFHPDRTFAIHATSTASQVRDTRWVGLKVKDGLVDGQRDHFGFRASVDRRDAETQLRVWLAKDRATLLLDTSGDPLDRRGYRKQTTTAPVREQLAAACILASGWDGKGPVVDPMCGSGTLLAEAASIALGRSPNALRKRWGFQRLPNFDAAGFDAVKQEAIPAPGAPNSGPGVQLYGVDRDPQAINAARTNLRRAHLADRSHLRKGDAYRFVPPEGPGLLAVNPAYGERLDEAKDQWRRLGDLLKQRYKGWRAVVLAGDESRGKYIGLKPNARIPVRNGPIDARILVFDLY is encoded by the coding sequence TTGAGCTCAGGTAACTCGGGTAGTTCGGTCAGGTCGGGCAGCCCGCGTCTGAGCCTGGTGGCCATCTGCGCCCTCGGCCTGGAGGAGATCCTCGAACAGGAGCTCAAGGATCTGGGCGCCCAGGGCATCCGCCGCCAGCGCGGGGCGGTGCTCTTCGAGGGCGGCTGGCAGGATTGCTGGCGCGCCAACTGGCGGCTGCGCACCGCCAACCGGGTGCTGGTGCGGCTGGCGGCCTGGCCCGGCCCCGACGGCGACAGCCTGGCGGCGGGAGCTCGGGCCCTGCTGCAGAACCCCGACCGCGGCTGGGGCGGGCTGAAGGTCGCCGACCTCTTCCACCCCGACCGCACCTTCGCCATCCACGCCACCTCCACCGCCTCCCAGGTGCGGGACACCCGCTGGGTCGGGCTCAAGGTCAAGGACGGCCTGGTGGACGGCCAGCGGGACCATTTCGGTTTCCGCGCCTCGGTGGATCGGCGGGATGCGGAGACCCAGCTGCGGGTCTGGCTGGCCAAGGATCGAGCGACTCTCCTGCTGGATACCTCCGGCGATCCTCTGGACCGCCGCGGCTACCGCAAACAGACCACCACCGCCCCGGTGCGCGAGCAGCTCGCCGCCGCCTGTATCCTGGCCTCGGGATGGGACGGCAAGGGCCCGGTGGTGGATCCCATGTGCGGTTCCGGCACCCTGCTGGCGGAAGCCGCCTCCATCGCCTTGGGCCGCTCCCCCAACGCTCTGCGCAAACGCTGGGGCTTCCAACGCCTGCCCAACTTCGACGCCGCCGGCTTCGATGCGGTGAAGCAGGAAGCCATTCCTGCCCCCGGCGCCCCCAATTCAGGACCGGGCGTCCAGCTCTACGGCGTCGACCGCGATCCCCAGGCCATCAACGCCGCCCGTACCAACCTGCGCCGCGCCCACCTGGCGGACCGCTCGCACCTGCGCAAAGGCGACGCCTATCGCTTCGTTCCCCCGGAGGGGCCGGGCCTGCTGGCGGTGAACCCCGCCTACGGCGAACGCCTGGACGAGGCGAAGGATCAATGGCGCCGCCTCGGGGACCTGCTCAAGCAGCGCTACAAGGGCTGGCGGGCGGTGGTCCTCGCCGGCGACGAGAGCCGTGGCAAATACATCGGCCTCAAGCCCAACGCCCGCATTCCCGTGCGCAACGGTCCCATCGACGCCCGCATCCTGGTCTTCGATCTATACTGA
- a CDS encoding multiheme c-type cytochrome, whose protein sequence is MPVFYSISRRAPSTIAAAALALAACLLVLLTAPVAEAAVSGFVRDADTSMPLAGASVHLQADTSTVVVSAADGSFDLPVTFAGFAVITAALTYDAGASTNYNTGAAFAMDGTSGIEILLQSIPSADNPSYSPPEAGLCGSCHGDQFSQWQTANHSLAGTDEWVLDLFSGTGTAGGSAGYVFTDLHDPGETGFCATCHAPMEDVFDPGNVMLDEVSTLGGLDGVSCLACHQMDSVNDNVDALHHLGNSTYRFPDERPFFDTWQFVWGPLDDVSFGGMRAAYAPHFRESRMCASCHQYVNPDTGAPGQNTYGEWLASPFSVPGPTFQSCQDCHMPPADTDGTVCVLGDSPTRPAQQRRQHTFIGATPTTLADAILLDASALDGAGLLQVTAAVTNEGAGHAFPSGVSIRNALLVIEASYDGTPLNQVSGPVVPFWADDEVPGQQPGDYADYPGKGFAKILEGRINGTGPTVRPVLFIDAEGVFSDTLIPSGATDVTTVEFQLPPEAEPGDLVDVTVRLLYRRAFRALAVTKGWDQTPQGGPVEIEVARQDLSLPLTGGPLPPAEIPTAGSIGLLLLALLLAAGALLRLRRAA, encoded by the coding sequence ATGCCCGTGTTCTACTCGATCTCCCGTCGCGCCCCGTCGACCATCGCTGCGGCTGCCCTGGCGCTGGCGGCCTGTCTGCTGGTCCTTCTGACGGCTCCTGTAGCGGAAGCCGCCGTTTCCGGCTTCGTCCGCGACGCCGACACCTCCATGCCCTTGGCCGGCGCCAGCGTTCACCTGCAAGCGGACACCTCCACCGTGGTGGTGAGCGCCGCCGACGGCAGCTTCGATCTGCCGGTGACCTTTGCCGGCTTCGCGGTGATCACCGCCGCCTTGACCTACGACGCCGGCGCCTCGACGAATTACAACACCGGCGCCGCATTCGCCATGGACGGTACCAGCGGGATCGAGATTCTGCTGCAATCCATTCCCAGCGCCGACAATCCTTCCTACAGCCCACCGGAAGCGGGACTGTGCGGCAGCTGCCACGGCGACCAATTCAGCCAGTGGCAAACCGCCAATCACTCCCTCGCCGGCACCGACGAGTGGGTCTTGGACCTCTTTTCCGGCACCGGCACCGCCGGCGGCTCCGCCGGCTACGTATTCACCGATCTCCACGATCCCGGCGAGACCGGCTTCTGCGCCACCTGCCACGCGCCCATGGAAGATGTCTTCGACCCGGGCAACGTGATGCTCGACGAAGTCTCCACCCTCGGCGGGCTGGACGGCGTCTCCTGCCTCGCCTGCCATCAGATGGATTCGGTGAACGACAATGTCGACGCCCTTCATCACCTGGGCAATTCGACCTACCGCTTCCCCGACGAGCGTCCGTTCTTCGACACCTGGCAATTCGTCTGGGGCCCCTTGGACGACGTCAGCTTCGGCGGCATGCGCGCCGCCTACGCCCCGCATTTCCGCGAGTCCCGCATGTGCGCTTCCTGCCATCAATACGTCAATCCGGACACCGGCGCTCCCGGACAAAACACCTACGGCGAATGGCTGGCGTCCCCCTTCTCCGTGCCCGGGCCCACCTTCCAGAGCTGCCAGGACTGCCACATGCCGCCGGCGGATACCGACGGTACCGTCTGCGTCCTCGGCGACTCCCCCACCCGGCCGGCGCAGCAGCGGCGCCAGCACACCTTCATCGGCGCCACCCCGACGACCCTCGCCGACGCCATTCTCCTCGACGCCTCCGCCCTCGACGGCGCCGGCCTGCTGCAGGTCACCGCCGCGGTCACCAATGAGGGAGCCGGCCACGCCTTCCCCTCCGGTGTGTCCATCCGCAACGCCCTGCTGGTCATCGAGGCGAGCTACGACGGCACGCCGCTGAACCAGGTCTCCGGCCCGGTGGTGCCCTTCTGGGCCGACGACGAGGTGCCGGGCCAGCAGCCCGGAGACTATGCCGACTATCCCGGCAAGGGCTTCGCGAAGATTCTCGAAGGGCGCATCAACGGCACCGGCCCGACGGTGCGACCGGTGCTCTTCATCGACGCCGAAGGCGTCTTCTCCGACACCCTCATCCCCTCCGGTGCCACCGACGTCACCACCGTCGAATTCCAGCTGCCCCCGGAGGCCGAGCCCGGCGATCTGGTGGACGTCACCGTGCGCCTCCTCTACCGCCGAGCCTTCCGGGCTCTGGCGGTGACCAAGGGTTGGGATCAAACGCCCCAAGGCGGACCGGTGGAGATCGAGGTGGCGCGGCAGGATTTGAGCCTTCCCCTCACCGGTGGTCCGCTGCCCCCGGCAGAGATCCCCACCGCCGGCTCCATCGGGCTGTTGCTGCTGGCCCTGCTGCTGGCGGCCGGCGCACTCCTCCGTCTGCGGCGCGCGGCTTGA
- a CDS encoding nuclear transport factor 2 family protein: MRFVFVMVSFFLACFLTACSGLGTSTAPAPAPDTEDEFRKAVSVHVDAVQNRDLETLLDTITTGEDLTLIFPNGTTYSTRKEYVDFHREWFADESWTMEMVPESFLVRGDLGIALMRTTYTDEAGPRQALLSLTFTREEGQWRLVFDQNTRIVEK, from the coding sequence ATGCGATTCGTCTTCGTCATGGTCTCTTTCTTCCTCGCCTGCTTCCTCACCGCCTGCTCCGGCCTCGGGACTTCCACTGCCCCAGCCCCAGCCCCAGACACGGAGGATGAGTTCCGGAAGGCCGTATCCGTTCACGTCGATGCGGTCCAGAATCGCGACCTGGAGACGCTGCTGGACACCATCACCACCGGCGAGGATCTGACGCTGATCTTCCCCAACGGCACCACCTACTCCACCCGCAAGGAATATGTCGATTTCCATCGAGAGTGGTTCGCCGACGAGAGCTGGACCATGGAAATGGTGCCGGAGTCCTTCCTGGTCCGCGGAGACCTGGGCATCGCGCTGATGCGCACCACCTACACCGACGAAGCCGGCCCCCGGCAAGCCCTCCTCTCCCTCACCTTCACCCGGGAGGAGGGTCAGTGGCGACTGGTCTTCGACCAGAACACGCGCATCGTCGAGAAGTGA
- a CDS encoding alkaline phosphatase family protein — MNEAAMHHRRRQSPGPLSRSIRSFLDWAHWAGACLAVILLVTGACGGGGTDERAGRVVVLGLDGVDPGFVAQLVEQGKLPHFAELARGGASGPLRSQHPLLSPVIWTTIATGRPAVDHGITHFVIENPETGRELPVTSRMRQTPALWNLLTDAGKTTAVVGWWATWPAEDIDGAVISDRTGFHFLLNDPLAEEDLPAVVSPPELQPQVEQRMRRPEEVTAAEVAELADVPEAEASGPFSFGDDLSHLKWALATADSYRNIGLYLQESLDPDLLMVYFEAPDTVSHLFGHLVGRQDLEGELAEQQQRYGRVVEAMYQRADAVVGEFMNRLGPDDVLFVVSDHGFELGELPEDPSKTRDLRRVSHEFHRLDGIFYAYGAGVRPGAQTQEQAQGVSILDLTPTVLALLGLPPSEEMPGRVLTEIFEDLPEPQRIAAYDPSTGSSTGAGDAGAMDEALVEKLRSLGYIGGGAPKADRNLATLQLRAGEYRKAAQIYHRLLQEDPDNPGLNTDFATAMAGLERYDEAAEALERALAAVPDYAPAYYRRGAVAEARGERAAAVADYRRALRYDPDLQGPRRALERLGEPAVERVARTPEEIRSAELLQQAQESARRGGYDEAWELLLEAENLTPEASVVYQYKGNVAFLRGDREAAVSALKKALELDPDDARIQENLRRLQEGG; from the coding sequence ATGAACGAGGCAGCTATGCACCACCGCCGGCGGCAGTCTCCAGGACCATTGAGCCGGAGCATCCGAAGCTTCTTGGATTGGGCCCATTGGGCCGGGGCTTGCCTCGCAGTGATTCTACTGGTCACCGGCGCCTGCGGCGGTGGTGGGACGGACGAGCGCGCGGGGAGAGTGGTGGTCCTGGGGCTGGACGGCGTCGATCCGGGGTTTGTCGCCCAGCTGGTGGAGCAGGGCAAGCTGCCGCATTTTGCCGAGCTGGCCCGCGGCGGTGCTTCCGGACCTCTGCGCAGCCAGCATCCGCTGCTCAGCCCGGTGATCTGGACCACCATCGCCACCGGCCGGCCGGCGGTGGACCACGGCATCACGCACTTCGTCATCGAGAATCCCGAGACCGGCCGCGAGCTGCCGGTGACCAGCCGCATGCGGCAGACTCCGGCGCTGTGGAATTTGCTCACCGATGCCGGCAAAACCACGGCGGTGGTGGGATGGTGGGCCACCTGGCCGGCGGAAGACATCGATGGTGCGGTGATCAGCGACCGTACGGGCTTCCACTTCTTGCTCAACGACCCGTTGGCGGAGGAAGACCTGCCGGCGGTGGTCTCGCCGCCGGAGCTGCAGCCGCAGGTGGAGCAGCGTATGCGCCGCCCCGAGGAGGTCACCGCCGCCGAAGTCGCAGAGCTGGCGGACGTGCCCGAGGCGGAGGCGTCGGGCCCCTTCAGCTTCGGCGACGACCTGAGCCACTTGAAGTGGGCGCTGGCCACCGCCGACAGCTATCGAAACATCGGGCTCTACCTTCAGGAGAGTCTGGATCCGGACCTCCTGATGGTCTACTTCGAGGCTCCGGACACCGTCTCCCATCTCTTTGGGCATCTGGTGGGGCGGCAGGATTTGGAGGGCGAGCTGGCGGAGCAACAGCAGCGCTACGGGCGGGTGGTGGAGGCCATGTACCAGCGCGCCGACGCCGTCGTCGGTGAGTTCATGAATCGCCTGGGCCCGGACGACGTGCTGTTCGTCGTCTCGGACCACGGCTTCGAGCTCGGCGAGCTGCCGGAGGACCCCAGTAAGACCCGCGACCTGCGGCGAGTGAGCCACGAATTTCATCGCCTCGACGGGATCTTCTATGCCTACGGTGCCGGCGTGCGCCCGGGAGCCCAAACCCAGGAGCAAGCCCAGGGGGTGAGCATTCTCGACCTCACGCCGACGGTGCTGGCACTCCTCGGCCTGCCGCCGTCGGAGGAGATGCCCGGGCGGGTGCTGACGGAGATCTTCGAGGATCTGCCGGAGCCCCAGCGCATTGCCGCCTACGATCCGTCCACCGGCAGCTCCACCGGCGCCGGAGACGCCGGGGCCATGGACGAGGCACTGGTGGAGAAGCTGCGCAGCCTGGGTTATATCGGCGGTGGCGCGCCGAAGGCGGACCGCAACCTGGCGACCCTACAACTACGTGCCGGGGAATACCGCAAGGCGGCGCAGATCTACCACCGGTTGCTGCAGGAGGATCCCGACAACCCGGGACTCAACACCGATTTCGCCACCGCCATGGCCGGGCTGGAGCGCTATGACGAGGCTGCCGAAGCCCTGGAGCGGGCCCTGGCGGCGGTGCCGGACTATGCTCCCGCCTACTACCGCCGAGGGGCGGTGGCGGAGGCCCGGGGAGAGCGGGCGGCGGCGGTGGCGGACTATCGCCGGGCGCTACGTTACGACCCGGATCTCCAGGGACCGCGGCGAGCTTTGGAGCGCTTGGGAGAGCCGGCGGTAGAGCGAGTGGCCCGGACGCCGGAGGAGATCCGTTCTGCGGAGCTGCTGCAACAAGCCCAGGAGTCGGCTCGCCGGGGGGGCTACGACGAGGCCTGGGAGTTGCTTTTGGAGGCAGAAAACTTGACTCCGGAGGCTTCCGTGGTGTATCAGTACAAGGGTAACGTTGCGTTTTTACGCGGCGACCGTGAGGCCGCTGTGAGCGCCTTGAAAAAGGCCCTGGAGCTGGATCCGGACGATGCTCGGATCCAAGAAAATTTGCGTCGACTGCAAGAAGGGGGCTGA
- a CDS encoding transporter substrate-binding domain-containing protein → MNLPPLPFRPFSGPGHAVRAGARAIVLAAVLAALFLLPLLPASSASAQGGPPEQPAASAPEDSAAPQVLTVGTKEAAPFAFKDESGEWQGLSIELWRSVADELGVEYEFREMPLQEMVEELENGSLAVAVAALTITEDREAAFDFSHPFYTSGLGIAIADGGSRWLSFLRGVFSIRFIQVVAVLSLILLLAGTLLWLFERRNNAEQFGERWFQGLGHAFWWSAVTMTTVGYGDKAPVTLGGRFVALIWMFASVILISSFTAGIASSLTAHEFKRNSVQGPRDLPKVQVATVAGTTSQNYLQAEAVTHQSRPSVEAALEDLVAGEVEAVVYDAPILLHLAQQQEDHDFIILPSTFTRQDYGIAFPSGSPLRERVNVALLHHIRSPAWQETVFEYLGQQP, encoded by the coding sequence ATGAATCTTCCCCCCCTTCCGTTCCGTCCTTTCTCCGGCCCTGGTCACGCCGTCCGCGCCGGAGCCCGCGCCATAGTCCTGGCGGCAGTCCTGGCGGCGCTCTTCCTCCTGCCCCTGCTCCCGGCCTCCTCCGCCTCCGCCCAGGGCGGCCCCCCGGAGCAGCCCGCGGCTTCGGCGCCGGAGGACTCCGCCGCTCCCCAGGTCTTGACCGTCGGCACCAAGGAAGCGGCCCCCTTCGCCTTCAAGGATGAATCGGGGGAATGGCAGGGACTGAGCATCGAGCTGTGGAGGAGTGTGGCGGACGAGCTCGGCGTTGAGTACGAATTCCGCGAGATGCCCCTCCAGGAGATGGTCGAGGAGTTGGAGAACGGAAGTCTCGCCGTCGCCGTCGCCGCCCTCACCATCACCGAAGACCGCGAGGCCGCCTTCGATTTCTCCCACCCCTTCTACACCTCCGGACTGGGCATCGCCATCGCCGACGGCGGCTCCCGCTGGCTCTCTTTCCTGCGCGGGGTCTTTTCGATTCGCTTCATCCAGGTGGTAGCGGTGCTGTCCTTGATCCTCCTCCTCGCTGGAACCCTGCTGTGGTTGTTCGAGCGGCGCAACAACGCCGAGCAATTCGGCGAGCGGTGGTTCCAAGGCTTGGGCCACGCATTCTGGTGGTCGGCGGTGACCATGACCACCGTCGGCTACGGCGACAAGGCACCGGTAACCCTCGGAGGGCGCTTCGTGGCACTGATCTGGATGTTCGCCAGCGTCATCCTCATTTCGAGCTTCACCGCCGGCATCGCCTCGTCGCTGACCGCCCATGAGTTCAAGAGGAATAGCGTGCAGGGCCCGCGGGACCTTCCCAAGGTCCAGGTCGCCACCGTCGCCGGAACCACCAGCCAGAACTACCTCCAGGCGGAGGCGGTGACGCATCAATCCCGGCCGTCGGTAGAGGCGGCCTTGGAAGATTTGGTGGCGGGCGAGGTGGAAGCGGTGGTGTACGACGCGCCGATCCTCCTCCATCTCGCCCAGCAGCAGGAAGACCACGATTTCATCATCCTGCCTTCGACCTTCACGCGCCAGGATTACGGCATCGCATTTCCCAGCGGCAGCCCGCTACGGGAGCGGGTCAACGTAGCTCTGCTGCACCACATCCGCAGCCCGGCGTGGCAGGAGACCGTCTTTGAATATCTGGGCCAACAGCCATGA
- a CDS encoding DUF1820 family protein — MSTGKNPKTQHVYKIAFQQQGEVFEIFARQVSQGGLFGFIEVEEIVFGERSQLVVDPSEERLKTEFTGVRRTYIPMHCVIRIDEVEREGPGRIAPIQGEGTVASFPMPVQAPGKGTPEG; from the coding sequence ATGAGCACCGGCAAGAACCCCAAGACCCAACACGTCTACAAGATCGCTTTCCAACAACAAGGCGAGGTCTTCGAGATCTTCGCCCGCCAGGTCTCCCAGGGCGGCCTCTTCGGCTTCATCGAGGTCGAGGAGATCGTCTTCGGCGAGCGCAGCCAGCTGGTGGTCGATCCCTCCGAGGAACGCCTCAAGACCGAATTCACCGGCGTCCGCCGCACCTACATCCCCATGCACTGCGTCATCCGCATCGACGAGGTTGAACGCGAAGGCCCCGGCCGCATCGCGCCGATTCAGGGCGAGGGCACAGTGGCTTCCTTCCCCATGCCGGTGCAGGCGCCGGGGAAGGGGACGCCGGAGGGGTGA
- a CDS encoding EVE domain-containing protein → PKATEEEPRWVVVDLEFVTEFDQPITRDQLKEEEALEDMLVLQRGQRLSVMPVEERHWKHICEMAGVDP, encoded by the coding sequence CCCAAGGCCACCGAGGAAGAACCCCGGTGGGTGGTGGTGGATCTCGAGTTCGTCACCGAGTTCGACCAGCCCATCACCCGCGACCAGCTCAAAGAGGAAGAAGCCCTCGAAGACATGCTGGTTCTGCAACGGGGCCAGCGCCTCTCGGTGATGCCGGTCGAAGAAAGGCACTGGAAGCACATCTGCGAGATGGCCGGCGTCGATCCCTGA